Proteins from a genomic interval of Bradyrhizobium sp. CCBAU 53340:
- a CDS encoding cupin domain-containing protein, giving the protein MDITLAGTRPTRRAPKEHFTGTVLQDPINMAPAPARLNVSRVSFEPGARTNWHHHPLGQTLYVISGVGRVQTKGGPVREIRPGDTVWIPPGEVHWHGGSPGNSMCHIAMQEALDGVFSTWLEPVTDAEYAAPLG; this is encoded by the coding sequence ATGGACATCACGCTCGCAGGAACGCGGCCGACCCGCCGCGCGCCCAAGGAACACTTCACCGGCACCGTACTGCAGGACCCCATCAACATGGCGCCCGCGCCGGCGCGGCTCAACGTTTCGCGCGTCTCGTTCGAGCCGGGCGCCCGCACCAATTGGCATCATCATCCGCTCGGGCAGACGCTCTACGTGATTTCGGGCGTTGGCCGCGTCCAGACCAAGGGCGGGCCGGTGAGGGAAATCCGTCCTGGCGACACCGTCTGGATCCCGCCGGGTGAAGTGCACTGGCACGGCGGCTCGCCAGGCAACAGCATGTGCCACATCGCCATGCAGGAAGCGCTCGACGGCGTGTTCTCGACCTGGCTCGAGCCAGTGACGGATGCCGAATACGCGGCGCCGCTCGGCTAA
- a CDS encoding DUF2147 domain-containing protein produces MRKLLATAAFLLASTAAQAQYTFEYGGRTIRIDPDRGTVQIPGVYDNTGQAKARKAKKNDVKPDQQVPQQAKVDPQTPAAPAPPPAPAPVAAEPAPAAAAPPPASPPPAVPPPAATATTAPAEEMVPPPQPAPGAAPTVAAVPPAPPAPPPPPAPTVAAAPPAPPPPPAPAPAPAPVQSAAVAPPAPAAAPTRDLNSPLGVWLTEEKEGKVRIEQCGNNLCGYSVDSKSNQNGEQVLINMKPGKDQKWSGRILDPNSGSTYDSTISLKGGDRLRVQGCAFGGMFCGGQTWTRVN; encoded by the coding sequence ATGAGGAAGCTGTTGGCCACGGCCGCATTCCTTTTGGCGAGCACCGCCGCGCAAGCGCAGTACACGTTCGAGTATGGCGGGCGCACCATCCGGATCGATCCCGACCGCGGCACGGTCCAGATTCCCGGCGTGTACGACAACACCGGCCAGGCCAAGGCCAGGAAGGCCAAAAAGAACGACGTCAAGCCGGACCAGCAGGTCCCGCAGCAAGCCAAGGTCGACCCGCAAACACCGGCCGCCCCCGCCCCGCCGCCGGCGCCCGCTCCTGTCGCCGCAGAACCAGCGCCTGCGGCCGCGGCGCCGCCTCCGGCCTCGCCACCTCCGGCTGTTCCGCCTCCGGCGGCGACTGCCACCACCGCTCCGGCCGAAGAGATGGTGCCGCCGCCGCAACCGGCTCCGGGCGCTGCCCCGACAGTGGCCGCGGTACCGCCTGCGCCACCCGCACCGCCTCCACCACCGGCCCCGACCGTAGCGGCCGCGCCGCCGGCACCGCCGCCACCACCCGCTCCGGCGCCTGCCCCCGCTCCGGTTCAATCCGCGGCCGTCGCACCGCCGGCGCCTGCCGCCGCACCTACGCGCGATCTCAATTCACCGCTCGGCGTCTGGCTCACCGAGGAGAAGGAAGGCAAGGTCCGCATCGAGCAGTGCGGCAATAATCTCTGCGGCTATTCGGTCGACAGCAAATCGAATCAGAACGGCGAACAGGTTCTGATCAACATGAAGCCCGGCAAGGACCAGAAATGGTCCGGCCGCATCCTCGATCCTAACAGCGGCTCAACCTACGATTCGACGATCTCGCTGAAGGGAGGCGATCGCCTGCGCGTGCAAGGCTGCGCCTTCGGCGGCATGTTCTGCGGCGGCCAGACCTGGACGCGCGTGAACTGA
- a CDS encoding transporter substrate-binding domain-containing protein, giving the protein MTVRILAALAVMVLANLSAYAQQPAASRLDEIVKRGTLRVGMTGDYKPFTYLDKATQQFSGFDVDMAEALGKALGVKVEFVPTAWPKLMKDFEADQFDIAMGGVSVTLDRQKKGFFSIPIMREGKTPIARCADSAKYQTLADIDKKGTRVIVNPGGTNERFARANIKDADITVFPDNTEIFHEIAKGNADLMMTDASETRYQQKQNSGVLCAVHPDKPFDFSEKAYWLQRDMALKAFVDQWLHISMEDGSYKKIYAAWFD; this is encoded by the coding sequence ATGACTGTCCGAATCCTGGCGGCTTTGGCCGTGATGGTGCTGGCAAACCTCTCGGCTTACGCGCAGCAGCCGGCCGCCTCGCGCCTCGACGAGATCGTCAAGCGCGGCACGTTGCGCGTCGGCATGACAGGCGACTACAAGCCCTTCACCTATCTGGACAAGGCGACGCAGCAGTTCTCCGGCTTCGACGTCGACATGGCGGAGGCGCTGGGCAAGGCGCTCGGCGTCAAGGTCGAGTTTGTGCCCACGGCCTGGCCGAAGCTGATGAAGGATTTCGAAGCCGACCAGTTCGACATCGCCATGGGCGGCGTCTCCGTGACCCTCGACCGCCAGAAGAAGGGCTTCTTCTCGATCCCGATCATGCGCGAGGGCAAGACGCCGATCGCGCGCTGCGCCGACTCGGCCAAATATCAGACGCTCGCCGACATCGACAAGAAAGGCACCCGTGTCATCGTCAATCCCGGCGGGACCAACGAGCGTTTCGCGCGCGCCAACATCAAGGACGCCGACATCACCGTCTTCCCCGACAACACCGAGATATTCCACGAGATCGCCAAGGGCAACGCCGATCTGATGATGACGGACGCCTCCGAGACCCGCTACCAGCAGAAGCAGAACTCGGGCGTGCTCTGCGCGGTGCATCCGGACAAGCCGTTCGACTTTTCGGAGAAGGCCTACTGGCTCCAGCGCGACATGGCGCTGAAAGCCTTTGTCGACCAATGGCTGCACATCTCCATGGAGGACGGCAGCTACAAGAAGATCTACGCGGCCTGGTTCGACTAG
- a CDS encoding DUF1993 family protein, with protein MYEASVGLFVPYLRNLSVLLDKGVAYAETRKFNPAVLLGMRLAPNMYDLAQQVGEACRHATVAPALLAQCEPVALPPLEHDMAGLQARIATSIEFIESLPCAEIDAAAELKVFFRLKNGTELPFTGRTLLLTNSIPQFFFHVTTAYDLLRHAGVELVKKDFLGRK; from the coding sequence ATGTATGAGGCCTCGGTGGGCCTCTTCGTGCCTTACCTGCGCAACCTGTCCGTCCTTCTCGACAAGGGTGTCGCCTATGCCGAGACCCGCAAGTTCAATCCGGCGGTCCTGCTCGGCATGCGCTTGGCACCCAACATGTACGATCTGGCCCAGCAGGTCGGCGAAGCCTGCCGCCACGCCACCGTTGCCCCGGCCTTGCTGGCACAGTGCGAACCGGTCGCGCTGCCGCCGCTGGAGCACGACATGGCCGGGCTTCAGGCGCGGATCGCCACCTCAATCGAATTCATTGAAAGCCTGCCATGCGCCGAGATCGATGCGGCGGCGGAGCTGAAGGTCTTCTTCAGGCTGAAGAACGGGACCGAGCTGCCCTTCACCGGGCGGACGCTGCTGCTCACCAACAGCATCCCGCAATTCTTCTTCCACGTCACGACGGCCTACGACCTGCTGCGGCACGCAGGCGTCGAGCTCGTGAAGAAGGATTTCTTGGGGCGGAAGTAA
- a CDS encoding hydroxyacid dehydrogenase — MTTNKKKIFVTQTLSQGARALLTQRDDIELVEFANLISAKDFEALLKSHAPVHGVALGATAFGETELEAARDMKVVTRIGVGYDAVDVPALSRRKVPLMVAGSANSPSVAEAALFMMLTLAKRAQEMHSCVKDGKWAERLGMLPFDLYGKTVLIVGFGRIGSRTAKRCLAMEMNVQVYDPYKPAAEIKAAGCGPVTDLDAALPNADFVTIHCPKTPETVGSFDAVRIGRMKPRSYLINTARGGIVKESALYDALTSGKLAGAGIDVFEVEPPPVSNALFALPNVIMAPHVAGVTVEAVQRMSEQTARNILSVLDGDPIRQNVINQDVLG; from the coding sequence ATGACGACCAACAAGAAGAAGATTTTCGTTACACAAACTTTGTCGCAAGGGGCACGCGCCCTCCTCACCCAGCGGGACGATATCGAGCTGGTCGAGTTTGCGAACCTGATCTCCGCCAAGGATTTTGAGGCCCTGCTGAAGAGTCATGCGCCGGTTCACGGCGTGGCGCTCGGCGCCACTGCGTTCGGCGAGACTGAGCTCGAGGCGGCCCGCGACATGAAGGTGGTGACCCGCATCGGCGTCGGTTACGACGCCGTCGACGTGCCCGCCCTCTCCCGCCGCAAGGTGCCGCTGATGGTCGCCGGCAGCGCGAACTCGCCCTCGGTCGCGGAAGCGGCGCTGTTCATGATGCTGACGCTGGCCAAGCGCGCGCAGGAGATGCATTCCTGCGTCAAGGACGGCAAATGGGCCGAGCGGCTCGGCATGCTGCCGTTCGACCTTTACGGCAAGACCGTGCTGATCGTCGGCTTCGGCCGCATCGGCAGCCGCACCGCCAAGCGCTGCCTGGCCATGGAAATGAACGTGCAGGTCTACGATCCCTACAAGCCTGCTGCTGAGATCAAGGCCGCCGGCTGCGGGCCTGTCACCGACCTCGACGCCGCCCTGCCGAACGCCGATTTCGTTACCATCCACTGCCCGAAGACACCGGAAACGGTCGGTTCATTTGACGCGGTGCGGATCGGCCGGATGAAGCCGAGATCCTATCTGATCAACACCGCCCGTGGCGGCATCGTGAAGGAATCTGCGCTGTACGATGCGCTGACTTCCGGCAAGCTCGCCGGCGCCGGCATCGACGTGTTCGAGGTGGAGCCGCCTCCGGTCAGCAACGCGCTGTTCGCGCTGCCCAACGTCATCATGGCTCCGCATGTCGCCGGCGTGACCGTCGAGGCGGTCCAGCGCATGAGCGAGCAGACCGCGCGCAACATCCTGAGTGTGCTCGACGGCGATCCGATCAGGCAGAACGTCATCAATCAGGACGTGCTGGGCTGA
- a CDS encoding ABC transporter ATP-binding protein, with protein sequence MADVSLRKVIKRYDDVEAVRGIDLDIADHEFIVLVGPSGCGKSTTLRMIAGLEDISDGDIMIGGDVVNDVPPKDRDIAMVFQNYALYPHMTVAENMSFGLRLKHYPKAEIKARVTEAARLLDITDLIDRKPKQLSGGQRQRVAMGRAIVRNPKVFLFDEPLSNLDAKLRVQMRIEIKKVHQKVRTTTVYVTHDQVEAMTLADRVVVMNKGQIEQIGTPNELYHKPATRFVAGFIGSPAMNFIPCRLEDAGGTLQIRLTDRIAFALPSARAARYNALPRTDKLLLGIRPEHLTESHAHLDPGVETFDTVLDVTEPMGMETLVYFGMDGTPVCGRVNPNAGAKDGAPMRLAMDLNNMHLLNEETGVVL encoded by the coding sequence ATGGCCGACGTTTCCCTGCGTAAGGTGATCAAGCGTTACGACGATGTCGAAGCGGTGCGCGGCATCGACCTTGATATCGCAGACCATGAGTTCATCGTGCTGGTCGGGCCCTCCGGCTGCGGCAAGTCGACCACGCTGCGCATGATCGCGGGCCTCGAGGACATCAGCGACGGCGACATCATGATCGGAGGCGACGTCGTCAATGACGTCCCTCCGAAGGATCGCGACATCGCGATGGTGTTCCAGAACTATGCGCTCTACCCGCACATGACAGTCGCCGAAAACATGTCGTTCGGGCTACGGCTGAAGCACTATCCCAAGGCCGAGATCAAGGCGCGGGTGACGGAAGCTGCCCGCCTGCTCGACATCACCGACCTGATCGACCGCAAGCCGAAGCAGCTCTCGGGCGGCCAGCGCCAGCGCGTCGCCATGGGGCGCGCCATCGTCCGCAACCCAAAGGTCTTCCTGTTCGACGAGCCGCTGTCCAATCTCGACGCAAAGCTGCGGGTGCAGATGCGGATCGAAATCAAGAAGGTGCACCAGAAGGTGCGCACCACCACCGTCTACGTCACCCACGACCAGGTCGAGGCAATGACGTTGGCGGACCGGGTGGTGGTGATGAACAAGGGGCAGATCGAGCAGATCGGCACGCCGAACGAGCTCTACCACAAGCCGGCGACGCGCTTTGTCGCAGGCTTCATCGGCTCGCCGGCGATGAATTTCATTCCGTGCCGCCTTGAGGACGCCGGCGGCACGCTGCAGATCCGCCTGACCGACCGCATCGCCTTTGCGCTGCCTTCGGCCCGCGCCGCGCGTTACAACGCGCTGCCGCGCACCGACAAGCTGCTGCTCGGCATTCGCCCCGAGCATCTCACCGAGTCGCACGCGCACCTGGATCCCGGCGTCGAGACCTTCGACACCGTGCTCGACGTCACCGAGCCGATGGGGATGGAGACGCTGGTCTATTTCGGGATGGACGGCACGCCGGTGTGCGGCCGCGTCAATCCCAACGCCGGCGCCAAGGACGGGGCTCCTATGCGTTTGGCGATGGACCTCAACAATATGCACCTGCTAAACGAGGAAACCGGCGTCGTACTGTGA
- a CDS encoding carbohydrate ABC transporter permease, with protein sequence MSTLAIDKAGPSRKVKLGSMSRDRAWALRWSYFFLVLFAIFFLTPPVYMLITSLKGSAEISAATNPWWVFHPTLSNYVELLTSNQFLRFFWNSSIISIVVVIVTMLISIPAAFALARMKFWGSATLATGVFLTYLIPDSLLFIPLFKMLAVIQDLIGITLLNRWYVLVLVYPTLTVPFCTWIMIGYFASIPKELDEAAIIDGASWLQTLLRIFIPVALPGLIAATIFAFTVSWAQFLYPLVFTTSVDQLVLPVGIITTLIKGDVFNWGQIMTGALLGAAPPLIIYAFLMDYYIAGLTAGATKG encoded by the coding sequence ATGAGCACACTCGCAATTGACAAAGCCGGACCGTCGCGCAAGGTCAAGCTCGGCAGCATGAGTCGGGACCGCGCCTGGGCGCTGCGCTGGTCCTATTTCTTCCTGGTGCTGTTTGCGATCTTCTTCCTGACGCCGCCGGTCTACATGTTGATCACTTCGCTCAAGGGCAGCGCGGAGATTTCGGCGGCGACCAATCCGTGGTGGGTGTTTCACCCAACGCTCTCGAACTACGTCGAGCTGCTGACCTCGAACCAGTTTTTGCGGTTCTTCTGGAACTCGTCGATCATCTCGATCGTGGTGGTGATCGTGACGATGCTGATCAGCATCCCCGCGGCGTTCGCGCTGGCACGGATGAAGTTCTGGGGCTCGGCGACGCTCGCGACCGGCGTCTTCCTCACCTACCTCATTCCGGACAGCCTGCTGTTCATTCCGCTGTTCAAGATGCTGGCGGTGATCCAGGATCTCATCGGCATCACGTTGCTGAACCGCTGGTATGTGCTGGTGTTGGTCTATCCGACGCTCACCGTGCCGTTCTGCACCTGGATCATGATCGGTTATTTTGCCTCGATCCCGAAGGAGCTCGACGAGGCCGCGATCATCGACGGCGCATCCTGGCTCCAGACCCTGCTGCGGATCTTCATTCCGGTGGCGCTCCCGGGACTGATCGCGGCGACGATCTTCGCCTTCACGGTGTCCTGGGCCCAGTTCCTCTACCCCCTGGTGTTCACGACGTCGGTGGACCAGCTGGTGCTGCCGGTCGGCATCATCACCACGCTGATCAAGGGCGACGTGTTCAACTGGGGGCAGATCATGACGGGCGCGCTGCTCGGCGCCGCACCGCCGCTGATCATCTACGCCTTCCTGATGGACTATTACATTGCCGGCCTGACCGCCGGTGCGACAAAGGGTTGA
- a CDS encoding carbohydrate ABC transporter permease, producing MADIVVEQGRVDRTSRRKGASLRNTLGRKSTVAFFLTLPLILVIVLLVLYPAVYSVHLATLNKSMQKFVGLGNFTFLFKRETFWMVVKQSCIFAVTAVIFKALIGFIVAHFVHNIPGKKQRKWRGMLLVPWVIPPAMSTLAWLWLFDPSYSAFNYTLSFFGVGPVPWLGETFWARFSVILVNVWYGAPFFLIMYLAALKSVPDQLYEAAAIDGANWWQKIWYVTLPMMRNIIAITTLFSLIVTFANFDIVRILTAGGPLDTTQLFATWAFQVGIQSNDIPLGACVSLFMVPILAVAAIFILRDVSKRGNEA from the coding sequence ATGGCCGATATCGTCGTAGAACAAGGTCGCGTCGACCGCACCAGCCGACGCAAGGGCGCGAGCCTGCGCAATACGCTAGGACGAAAATCGACGGTGGCGTTCTTCCTGACGCTCCCCCTGATCCTCGTGATTGTCCTCCTGGTGCTCTATCCTGCCGTCTATTCGGTGCACCTGGCGACTCTCAACAAGTCGATGCAGAAGTTCGTCGGCCTCGGCAACTTCACCTTCCTGTTCAAGCGCGAGACGTTCTGGATGGTGGTGAAGCAGTCCTGCATCTTCGCGGTCACCGCCGTGATCTTCAAGGCGCTGATCGGTTTCATCGTCGCGCATTTCGTCCACAACATCCCCGGCAAGAAGCAGCGCAAATGGCGTGGCATGCTGCTGGTGCCCTGGGTGATTCCGCCGGCGATGAGCACGCTGGCCTGGCTGTGGCTGTTCGACCCGTCCTACAGCGCCTTCAACTACACGCTGTCCTTCTTCGGCGTCGGCCCGGTCCCGTGGCTCGGTGAGACCTTCTGGGCACGCTTCTCCGTCATCCTCGTCAACGTCTGGTACGGCGCGCCGTTCTTCTTGATCATGTATCTCGCCGCGCTGAAATCCGTGCCAGACCAGCTCTACGAGGCAGCCGCGATCGACGGCGCCAATTGGTGGCAGAAGATTTGGTACGTCACGCTTCCGATGATGCGCAACATCATCGCGATCACCACGCTGTTCTCCCTGATCGTGACCTTCGCCAATTTCGACATCGTGCGCATCCTGACCGCGGGCGGGCCGCTGGATACGACGCAACTGTTCGCGACCTGGGCGTTCCAGGTCGGCATCCAGAGCAATGACATCCCCCTCGGCGCCTGCGTCTCGCTGTTCATGGTACCGATCCTCGCCGTCGCAGCGATCTTCATCCTGCGCGACGTCTCCAAACGCGGGAACGAAGCCTGA
- a CDS encoding ABC transporter substrate-binding protein yields the protein MSRKRLTRRQFVAATAMSSAALITAPYVRGAYAAGKLSIGFWDHWVPDANKASTDLVNEWAAKEKVEVSIDYITSQGNKLLLTMAAEAQAQSGHDILSSQIGWQPHAYDDLLEPVNDVMEPVIKQNGEVNGTVKYLGQSGGKWLAVPGTAGSQIKGPCSRIDLMKKYANIDVQEMYPAGSPPKADNWTMDTFLKAAEACQKGGFPFGIGLGQTPDSIDTAGAIFQSFGAELVNAKGDITVKTDAVRQALEYYKKLIAFLPADAPSWDDASNNKWLISGRGALIMNPPSAWAVAKRDAPQVAEQCWTHGMPSGPKGRFAPFQPFFWSIWKFSKNKEAAKSLLSHLSQPSSIEKFVQASGGYDLPAYANMTTLKTWAEEAPPKGTLYHYPNPYNHQTLSIAAAPAPPKIAEQIYNQATLTKMVLRYAQGEKMEDTLAWAESECEGFMRS from the coding sequence ATGTCACGCAAAAGGCTGACGCGACGTCAATTTGTGGCTGCCACTGCAATGTCCTCCGCGGCGCTGATCACGGCGCCCTATGTCCGCGGCGCTTACGCCGCCGGCAAACTCTCGATCGGCTTCTGGGATCACTGGGTCCCCGACGCCAACAAGGCCTCGACCGATCTCGTCAATGAATGGGCTGCGAAGGAGAAGGTCGAGGTTTCCATCGACTATATCACCAGCCAGGGCAACAAGCTTCTTCTGACGATGGCCGCCGAAGCGCAGGCCCAGTCCGGTCACGATATCCTGTCGTCTCAAATCGGCTGGCAGCCGCACGCCTATGACGATCTGCTTGAACCGGTCAACGACGTCATGGAGCCGGTCATCAAGCAGAACGGCGAGGTGAACGGCACGGTCAAGTATCTTGGTCAGTCCGGCGGCAAATGGCTCGCCGTGCCTGGGACCGCTGGTAGTCAGATCAAAGGTCCCTGCTCGCGTATCGATCTTATGAAGAAATACGCGAATATCGATGTCCAGGAAATGTATCCGGCCGGTTCACCGCCCAAGGCCGACAACTGGACGATGGATACGTTCCTCAAGGCCGCTGAAGCCTGCCAAAAGGGCGGCTTCCCCTTCGGCATCGGCCTCGGCCAAACTCCGGACAGTATCGACACCGCAGGTGCGATCTTCCAGTCGTTCGGCGCCGAACTCGTCAACGCCAAGGGCGACATCACCGTGAAGACGGACGCAGTTCGCCAGGCGCTCGAATACTACAAGAAGCTGATCGCGTTCCTGCCCGCGGACGCGCCGTCATGGGACGACGCCTCGAACAACAAGTGGCTGATCTCTGGGCGCGGCGCGCTGATCATGAATCCCCCGAGCGCCTGGGCGGTTGCCAAGCGCGATGCTCCTCAAGTTGCGGAGCAATGCTGGACGCATGGCATGCCCTCTGGCCCGAAGGGCCGATTTGCGCCGTTCCAACCGTTCTTCTGGAGCATCTGGAAATTCTCCAAGAACAAGGAAGCAGCCAAGAGCCTGCTGAGCCACCTGTCACAACCATCCTCAATTGAAAAGTTCGTTCAGGCAAGCGGCGGCTACGATCTGCCGGCATATGCAAATATGACAACACTGAAGACCTGGGCCGAAGAAGCGCCCCCGAAGGGCACTCTCTATCACTATCCGAACCCCTACAATCATCAGACATTGTCGATTGCGGCCGCGCCGGCGCCGCCAAAGATCGCGGAGCAGATCTATAATCAGGCGACGCTGACCAAGATGGTGCTCCGCTACGCTCAAGGCGAGAAGATGGAAGATACGCTCGCCTGGGCCGAGAGCGAGTGCGAAGGCTTCATGCGGAGTTGA
- a CDS encoding Spy/CpxP family protein refolding chaperone: MINPAPPARLGLRRGLALGSVLILLVGAAAVANAQGLVKGVQDGAAAGNKAAGPVGGVLGGAIGGVVGVFTGVLGVGNNNNNQAPAAKDATKDATKDASKDSKQPGAGKDKDAKSAKAGKGTKATKEAKNAPQGNDNANKDVTVLTQTGAPQLTADQIVANSDSYIERIKTELNLTPDQEKHWFGFSSAMHYLGHNGAERLNLRIARAKRDPPDDIIEQMRNEAQFLIDRAADQRNVADAAEPLYSSLDDKQKELFIQEMVRLSHERGLD; encoded by the coding sequence ATGATCAACCCGGCGCCGCCTGCGCGGCTTGGCCTGCGACGAGGGCTTGCGCTCGGGTCCGTGCTGATACTGCTCGTCGGCGCGGCCGCGGTTGCGAATGCACAAGGTTTGGTCAAGGGCGTCCAGGACGGGGCGGCGGCCGGTAACAAGGCGGCGGGGCCCGTTGGCGGCGTCCTCGGTGGTGCCATTGGCGGCGTGGTCGGCGTCTTCACCGGCGTGCTCGGCGTCGGGAATAACAACAATAACCAGGCGCCGGCTGCCAAGGACGCGACCAAGGATGCCACCAAGGACGCCAGCAAGGATTCGAAGCAGCCGGGTGCCGGCAAGGACAAGGACGCCAAGAGCGCGAAGGCTGGCAAGGGTACCAAAGCGACCAAGGAAGCCAAGAACGCGCCCCAGGGCAATGACAACGCCAATAAGGACGTCACGGTCCTGACCCAGACCGGCGCGCCACAGCTGACCGCCGACCAGATCGTCGCCAACAGCGATTCCTATATCGAGCGGATCAAGACCGAGCTGAACCTCACGCCCGATCAGGAGAAGCACTGGTTCGGCTTCTCCAGTGCCATGCATTATCTGGGGCACAATGGCGCGGAGCGGCTCAACCTGCGCATTGCGCGGGCCAAGCGCGATCCGCCTGACGACATCATCGAGCAGATGCGCAACGAGGCGCAGTTCCTGATCGACCGCGCCGCCGACCAGCGCAACGTCGCCGATGCCGCCGAACCGTTGTACTCGAGCCTCGACGACAAGCAGAAGGAGCTGTTCATCCAGGAAATGGTTCGCCTCAGCCACGAGCGCGGGCTGGATTGA
- a CDS encoding response regulator, which produces MADGLSVFLVEDEALIRMMIADMVEELGHHVVAEADNVRDASAFAMTAQYDFAILDINLMGVYVDPVADLIERRGKPFLFATGYGPELLPSLLRRRPILRKPIALDQLKIMIDSLFPDAAAGAPH; this is translated from the coding sequence ATGGCGGACGGACTCTCCGTTTTCCTGGTCGAAGACGAGGCGTTGATCCGGATGATGATCGCGGACATGGTGGAGGAGCTCGGCCACCATGTCGTCGCGGAGGCGGACAATGTGCGCGATGCGAGCGCCTTTGCGATGACCGCGCAGTACGATTTCGCCATTCTCGACATCAATCTGATGGGCGTCTACGTCGACCCGGTCGCCGATTTGATCGAGCGCCGCGGCAAGCCGTTCCTGTTCGCCACGGGCTACGGGCCGGAATTGCTGCCGTCCTTGCTCCGGCGCCGACCGATCCTGCGCAAGCCGATCGCGCTCGACCAGCTCAAGATCATGATCGACTCGCTGTTTCCGGATGCGGCCGCGGGCGCCCCGCACTGA
- the glk gene encoding glucokinase, whose translation MSVGKTGNILLADIGGTNARFALSNGEQIGTIDYVKVADHPTVREAIADVLRRADSEKPVRAILAVAGPVTNNRCVMTNSPWVIDGNELQPALGFDSVHVLNDFEVVAWSLPALQPADLIPLGGQDGMSGEPLLVVGPGTGFGVSCLIERHGARLAVVTEAGHATLPAENEREERVIASMRRRFGHVSIERGALSGSGLQSLYEALAEVDEAQVPQRDAAGITKAALDGTCELSRATLEMFCAILGSVAGNLAVTFGARGGVYIAGGIAPRFPEFLSASAFRARFEAKGRFQDYLRNIPTRLVMKRDASFVGLKMFADHIAD comes from the coding sequence ATGAGTGTCGGCAAGACAGGAAATATTCTTCTCGCCGATATCGGCGGCACCAATGCGCGCTTCGCTCTCAGCAATGGCGAGCAGATCGGAACGATCGACTATGTGAAGGTCGCCGACCACCCGACAGTCCGCGAAGCCATCGCCGACGTGCTCCGGCGCGCCGATAGCGAGAAGCCGGTCAGGGCCATTCTGGCCGTCGCGGGTCCCGTCACCAACAACCGCTGCGTCATGACCAACAGTCCTTGGGTCATCGACGGCAACGAGCTTCAGCCGGCGCTCGGCTTCGACAGCGTCCATGTGCTCAATGATTTCGAGGTGGTGGCTTGGTCCTTGCCCGCCTTGCAGCCGGCCGACCTGATTCCGCTCGGCGGACAGGATGGCATGTCCGGAGAACCGCTGCTGGTCGTCGGCCCCGGGACCGGTTTTGGCGTCTCCTGCCTGATCGAACGCCACGGCGCCCGGCTCGCCGTGGTCACGGAGGCAGGTCACGCCACCCTGCCGGCAGAGAACGAGCGCGAGGAACGGGTGATCGCCTCGATGCGCCGGCGCTTCGGCCATGTTTCCATCGAGCGCGGCGCCCTCTCCGGCTCCGGGCTGCAATCCCTCTATGAGGCGCTGGCCGAGGTCGATGAAGCCCAGGTGCCGCAGCGCGATGCGGCCGGTATCACCAAGGCGGCGCTGGACGGGACCTGCGAGCTCAGCCGCGCGACGCTGGAGATGTTTTGCGCCATCCTTGGCTCGGTCGCCGGCAATCTCGCGGTGACCTTCGGCGCCCGAGGCGGTGTCTACATTGCCGGCGGGATCGCGCCGCGCTTTCCGGAATTCCTTTCGGCTTCAGCGTTCCGCGCGCGTTTCGAAGCCAAGGGGCGCTTCCAGGACTATTTGCGCAACATCCCGACGCGCCTCGTCATGAAGCGCGACGCGAGCTTCGTCGGCCTGAAGATGTTTGCCGACCACATCGCGGATTAA